A window from Setaria italica strain Yugu1 chromosome VIII, Setaria_italica_v2.0, whole genome shotgun sequence encodes these proteins:
- the LOC101757802 gene encoding aspartic proteinase nepenthesin-1: MADKLFLHALLISFLFAAPRAYSERRPVFRATMTRTEKTINFTRAARKSHDRLSILAARLAANAGGVSAQTPLQKMDGAGEYGMTFSIGTPPQELSAVADTGSDLVWVKCGACAHCAPQGSPSYYPNTSSSFSKLPCSSGLCGNLKANSLATCGAGGAECDYKYLYGLAASSDHYTKGYLGSETFTLGGDAVRGIGFGCTTMSEGGYGTGSGLVGLGRGPLSFVRQLKVGAFSYCLSGDPSKTSPLLFGSGALTGAGVQSTPLISGASPSYTVNLKSISIGAKTTLGTGDNGIIFDSGTTLTFLAEPAYTRAKAVLLSQTNLPLAASSDGSDDVCFQTTGGSVEVPSMVLHFDGADMDLPADNFFLPVGGGVICWIVQKSPSISIVGNIMQMNYHIRYDVDNSVLSFQPANCDRL; encoded by the coding sequence ATGGCGGACAAGTTATTTCTCCACGCGCTCTTGATCTCCTTCCTCTTCGCCGCTCCGCGGGCCTACTCCGAACGCCGGCCGGTGTTCCGCGCCACCATGACGCGCACCGAAAAGACCATCAACTTCACACGCGCTGCGCGTAAATCACACGATCGCCTGTCGATTCTCGCTGCTCGGCTAGCGGCGAACGCTGGCGGCGTGAGCGCACAGACTCCGCTGCAGAAGATGGACGGAGCCGGCGAGTACGGCATGACGTTCTCCATCGGCACGCCGCCGCAGGAGCTGTCAGCCGTCGCCGACACCGGCAGCGACCTCGTTTGGGTCAAGTGCGGCGCGTGCGCTCACTGCGCCCCGCAGGGCTCCCCTTCCTACTACCCCAACACCTCCTCGTCTTTCTCCAAGCTGCCGTGCTCCAGCGGCCTCTGCGGCAATCTCAAGGCCAATTCGCTGGCGACgtgcggcgccggtggcgcggAGTGCGACTACAAGTACTTATACGGCCTTGCCGCCAGCTCCGACCATTACACCAAGGGCTACCTCGGCAGCGAGACCTTCACGCTAGGCGGCGACGCCGTACGGGGCATCGGCTTCGGCTGCACGACCATGTCGGAGGGCGGCTACGGCACGGGCTCCGGCCTCGTCGGGCTCGGCCGGGGGCCGCTCTCCTTTGTCAGGCAGCTCAAGGTCGGCGCCTTCTCGTACTGCCTCTCCGGTGACCCCTCCAAGACGAGCCCTCTCTTGTTCGGCTCCGGCGCCTtgaccggcgccggcgtccagTCCACGCCGCTTATCTCGGGCGCCAGCCCCAGCTACACCGTCAACCTTAAGAGCATATCGATCGGCGCCAAGACGACGCTCGGCACCGGGGATAACGGTATCATCTTCGACTCCGGCACGACGCTGACGTTCCTGGCGGAGCCGGCGTACACGCGGGCGAAGGCGGTGCTCCTGTCGCAGACGAATCTCCCGCTGGCAGCGAGCAGCGACGGGTCCGACGACGTCTGCTTCCAGACGACCGGCGGCTCGGTTGAGGTCCCGTCCATGGTCCTGCACTTCGACGGCGCCGACATGGACCTGCCGGCGGACAACTTCTTCTtgccggtgggcggcggcgtgaTCTGCTGGATCGTgcagaagtcgccgagcatttcCATTGTTGGTAACATCATGCAGATGAACTACCACATCCGGTACGACGTCGACAACTCGGTGCTGTCCTTCCAGCCGGCCAACTGCGACCGTCTCTGA
- the LOC105915018 gene encoding putative disease resistance protein RGA4 isoform X2: MATILFSFAGSCIQKLQELIIEEAIQILGVKQELSDLQRTMIQIQCFLKDADRRRIEDLAVSNWIGELKDAMYDADDIIDMVRFKGSNLLGENSSSLSRKLITCNGFATFSCFSNLKTRHEIAVQIRGLTKRIEMIKELGTNFKFETEPIDRVLVSNMRKTSHLVEPNLVGKEIIHAMNRLVGLVLEHRDKKAYKMAIVGTGGIGKTTLAQKIYNDQRVKGNFKKYAWICVSQQYSQVALLKEILRNVGVDKENCESIGELQAKLAEAIEGDSFFLVLDDLWESDVWTNLLRTPLNAAAQVTIVTTTRHDTVAKAIGVEHMHRVELMSVEVGWELLWKSMNISDEKEVHNVQDKGMEIVRKCGGLPLAIRTMASVLAVKETTESEWQKILDNDAWSISKLPAELRGALYLSYDQLPQNLKQCFLYCALYPEDRTLRCDDLVRLWIAEGFIEKQNNQLLEDTAEEYFFELISRNLLLPDPRYAEPYRCKMHDLLRQLAQHLSREECFFGDPRSLDCRSISKLRRVSVVTCNDMISLPIVDRHQLKVRTSINFCGKSLVVESSIFKRFPYIRVLDLSGSGVENIPDYIVSLIHLRLLNLNDTSITCLPESIGSLKNLEVLELKKCGAACFLSIHDTSFRTLAINSAKYCDSAKSQFGGTGSYMLFNSSK; the protein is encoded by the exons ATGGCAACCATATTATTTTCTTTTGCGGGATCATGCATCCAAAAGCTCCAAGAACTTATTATAGAGGAAGCGATACAGATACTAGGTGTTAAACAAGAGCTTAGTGACCTGCAACGAACAATGATACAAATACAGTGTTTTCTGAAAGATGCTGACCGAAGGAGGATTGAAGACTTAGCAGTTAGTAATTGGATTGGTGAGCTGAAGGATGCAATGTATGATGCTGATGATATAATTGACATGGTCAGGTTTAAAGGGAGCAATCTACTAGGAGAAAACTCTTCATCATTATCAAGAAAATTAATTACATGCAATGGATTTGCAACTTTCTCTTGCTTTTCGAATCTAAAGACACGTCATGAGATTGCGGTACAGATTAGAGGCCTCACCAAAAGAATAGAGATGATTAAAGAGTTAGGTACAAATTTCAAGTTTGAAACAGAACCTATTGATAGAGTATTAGTATCAAATATGAGAAAAACATCCCACCTGGTAGAACCAAATCTTGTTGGAAAAGAGATCATACATGCTATGAATAGATTGGTAGGGTTGGTGCTAGAACACAGGGACAAGAAGGCTTACAAGATGGCAATTGTTGGAACAGGAGGAATTGGAAAAACAACACTAGCTCAGAAAATATACAATGATCAAAGAGTGAAGGGTAACTTTAAGAAGTATGCATGGATTTGCGTTTCCCAACAGTACTCTCAAGTTGCTCTATTGAAAGAAATACTTCGAAATGTTGGAGTGGACAAAGAAAATTGTGAAAGCATCGGAGAGCTTCAAGCCAAACTTGCAGAAGCCATTGAAGGAGACAGCTTTTTCCTTGTGTTGGATGACTTGTGGGAGTCTGATGTATGGACCAATTTACTAAGAACTCCACTCAATGCTGCAGCTCAAGTAACAATTGTAACAACAACTCGACATGACACAGTTGCAAAGGCAATTGGAGTGGAACACATGCATCGAGTCGAATTGATGTCAGTGGAAGTAGGATGGGAGCTACTTTGGAAGAGTATGAACATATCTGATGAGAAAGAAGTGCACAACGTGCAGGACAAAGGAATGGAAATTGTTCGGAAATGTGGTGGCCTTCCTCTTGCAATTAGGACTATGGCTAGTGTTCTCGCAGTGAAGGAGACAACAGAGAGTGAATGGCAGAAGATTCTAGACAATGATGCTTGGTCCATAAGTAAGCTCCCTGCTGAACTCAGAGGTGCTTTGTACTTGAGTTATGATCAGCTACCACAAAACCTGAAGCAATGTTTTCTTTACTGTGCTTTGTATCCTGAAGATCGGACACTACGTTGTGATGATCTTGTCAGGCTCTGGATTGCCGAGGGCTTTATTGAAAAGCAAAATAACCAACTACTAGAAGATACAGCAGAAGAATACTTCTTTGAGTTGATCTCAAGGAACCTCCTCCTACCAGATCCTCGGTATGCAGAACCATACAGGTGCAAAATGCATGACCTCTTAAGACAACTTGCTCAGCATTTATCAAGAGAAGAGTGTTTCTTTGGAGACCCACGATCGTTGGATTGCAGGAGTATATCTAAATTGCGACGTGTGTCAGTTGTAACATGCAATGATATGATCTCTTTACCTATTGTGGACAGGCATCAACTCAAAGTGAGAACTTCAATAAATTTCTGTGGCAAGTCATTG GTAGTTGAATCTTCAATTTTCAAGCGATTTCCATATATTCGTGTTTTGGATTTAAGTGGGTCAGGTGTAGAAAATATTCCAGATTATATTGTAAGTTTGATTCATTTGCGCTTGTTGAATCTTAATGACACCAGCATAACTTGCCTTCCAGAGTCTATTGGTTCTCTCAAAAACCTTGAGGTATTGGAATTGAAGAAGTGTGGTGCTGCTTGTTTCCTATCCATCCATGACACATCTTTCAGGACATTGGCTATCAATAGTGCTAAATATTGCGACAGTGCTAAAAGCCAATTTGGTG GTACCGGTTCTTACATGCTCTTTAATTCTTCAAAATAA
- the LOC105915018 gene encoding putative disease resistance protein RGA4 isoform X3, with translation MATILFSFAGSCIQKLQELIIEEAIQILGVKQELSDLQRTMIQIQCFLKDADRRRIEDLAVSNWIGELKDAMYDADDIIDMVRFKGSNLLGENSSSLSRKLITCNGFATFSCFSNLKTRHEIAVQIRGLTKRIEMIKELGTNFKFETEPIDRVLVSNMRKTSHLVEPNLVGKEIIHAMNRLVGLVLEHRDKKAYKMAIVGTGGIGKTTLAQKIYNDQRVKGNFKKYAWICVSQQYSQVALLKEILRNVGVDKENCESIGELQAKLAEAIEGDSFFLVLDDLWESDVWTNLLRTPLNAAAQVTIVTTTRHDTVAKAIGVEHMHRVELMSVEVGWELLWKSMNISDEKEVHNVQDKGMEIVRKCGGLPLAIRTMASVLAVKETTESEWQKILDNDAWSISKLPAELRGALYLSYDQLPQNLKQCFLYCALYPEDRTLRCDDLVRLWIAEGFIEKQNNQLLEDTAEEYFFELISRNLLLPDPRYAEPYRCKMHDLLRQLAQHLSREECFFGDPRSLDCRSISKLRRVSVVTCNDMISLPIVDRHQLKVRTSINFCGKSLVVESSIFKRFPYIRVLDLSGSESIGSLKNLEVLELKKCGAACFLSIHDTSFRTLAINSAKYCDSAKSQFGGTGSYMLFNSSK, from the exons ATGGCAACCATATTATTTTCTTTTGCGGGATCATGCATCCAAAAGCTCCAAGAACTTATTATAGAGGAAGCGATACAGATACTAGGTGTTAAACAAGAGCTTAGTGACCTGCAACGAACAATGATACAAATACAGTGTTTTCTGAAAGATGCTGACCGAAGGAGGATTGAAGACTTAGCAGTTAGTAATTGGATTGGTGAGCTGAAGGATGCAATGTATGATGCTGATGATATAATTGACATGGTCAGGTTTAAAGGGAGCAATCTACTAGGAGAAAACTCTTCATCATTATCAAGAAAATTAATTACATGCAATGGATTTGCAACTTTCTCTTGCTTTTCGAATCTAAAGACACGTCATGAGATTGCGGTACAGATTAGAGGCCTCACCAAAAGAATAGAGATGATTAAAGAGTTAGGTACAAATTTCAAGTTTGAAACAGAACCTATTGATAGAGTATTAGTATCAAATATGAGAAAAACATCCCACCTGGTAGAACCAAATCTTGTTGGAAAAGAGATCATACATGCTATGAATAGATTGGTAGGGTTGGTGCTAGAACACAGGGACAAGAAGGCTTACAAGATGGCAATTGTTGGAACAGGAGGAATTGGAAAAACAACACTAGCTCAGAAAATATACAATGATCAAAGAGTGAAGGGTAACTTTAAGAAGTATGCATGGATTTGCGTTTCCCAACAGTACTCTCAAGTTGCTCTATTGAAAGAAATACTTCGAAATGTTGGAGTGGACAAAGAAAATTGTGAAAGCATCGGAGAGCTTCAAGCCAAACTTGCAGAAGCCATTGAAGGAGACAGCTTTTTCCTTGTGTTGGATGACTTGTGGGAGTCTGATGTATGGACCAATTTACTAAGAACTCCACTCAATGCTGCAGCTCAAGTAACAATTGTAACAACAACTCGACATGACACAGTTGCAAAGGCAATTGGAGTGGAACACATGCATCGAGTCGAATTGATGTCAGTGGAAGTAGGATGGGAGCTACTTTGGAAGAGTATGAACATATCTGATGAGAAAGAAGTGCACAACGTGCAGGACAAAGGAATGGAAATTGTTCGGAAATGTGGTGGCCTTCCTCTTGCAATTAGGACTATGGCTAGTGTTCTCGCAGTGAAGGAGACAACAGAGAGTGAATGGCAGAAGATTCTAGACAATGATGCTTGGTCCATAAGTAAGCTCCCTGCTGAACTCAGAGGTGCTTTGTACTTGAGTTATGATCAGCTACCACAAAACCTGAAGCAATGTTTTCTTTACTGTGCTTTGTATCCTGAAGATCGGACACTACGTTGTGATGATCTTGTCAGGCTCTGGATTGCCGAGGGCTTTATTGAAAAGCAAAATAACCAACTACTAGAAGATACAGCAGAAGAATACTTCTTTGAGTTGATCTCAAGGAACCTCCTCCTACCAGATCCTCGGTATGCAGAACCATACAGGTGCAAAATGCATGACCTCTTAAGACAACTTGCTCAGCATTTATCAAGAGAAGAGTGTTTCTTTGGAGACCCACGATCGTTGGATTGCAGGAGTATATCTAAATTGCGACGTGTGTCAGTTGTAACATGCAATGATATGATCTCTTTACCTATTGTGGACAGGCATCAACTCAAAGTGAGAACTTCAATAAATTTCTGTGGCAAGTCATTG GTAGTTGAATCTTCAATTTTCAAGCGATTTCCATATATTCGTGTTTTGGATTTAAGTGGGTCAG AGTCTATTGGTTCTCTCAAAAACCTTGAGGTATTGGAATTGAAGAAGTGTGGTGCTGCTTGTTTCCTATCCATCCATGACACATCTTTCAGGACATTGGCTATCAATAGTGCTAAATATTGCGACAGTGCTAAAAGCCAATTTGGTG GTACCGGTTCTTACATGCTCTTTAATTCTTCAAAATAA
- the LOC101774167 gene encoding putative disease resistance protein RGA4, with translation MATILFSFAGSCIQKLQELIIEEAIQILGVKQELSDLQRTMTQIQCFLKDADRRRIEDLAVSNWIGELKDAMYDADDIIDMVRFKGSNLLGENSSSLSRKLITCNGFATFSCFLNLKTRHEIAVQIRGLNKRIEMIKELGTNFKFETEPIDRVLVSNMRKTSHLVEPNLVGKEIIHATNRLVGLVLEHKDKKAYKMAIVGTGGVGKTTLAQKIYNDQRVKGNFKKYAWICVSQQYSQVALLNEILRNVGVDKENCESIGELQAKLAEAIEGDSFFLVLDDLWESDVWTNLLRTPLNAAAQVTIVTTTRHDTVAKAIGVEHMHRVELMSVEVGWELLWKSMNISDEKEVHNVQDKGMEIVRKCGGLPLAIRTMASVLAVKETTESEWQKILDNDAWSISKLPAELRGALYLSYDQLPQNLKQCFLYCALYPEDWTLRCDDLVRLWIAEGFIEKQNNQLLEDTAEEYFCELVSRNLLLPDPRYAEPYRCTMHDLLRQLAQHLSREECFFGDPRSLDCRSISKLRRVSVVTCNDMISLPIVDRHQLKVRTSINFCGKSLVVESSIFKRFPYIRVLDLSGSSVENIPDYIGSLIHLRLLNLNDTSITCLPESIGSLKNLEVLELNKCDSLHSLPLAICRLFNLRSLGLKGSAINKVPKGIGGLKYLNNLDGFPICGRSDYSTAMQDGWNLEELGPLLQLRQLLITKLEASAVCSIDSLLTNKKHLKELYLYCTECAEEPYSEEVISNIEKVFDQLIPPKNLEALVLKRFCGRRFPTWLGAARHLPSLKYLILKHCKSYTQLPPIGHLPNLKFLRIQGATAVTKIGPEFIGLGVGNFGSPEAVAFPKLEILSIGYMPNWEEWTFVVEEEEATAAGKEGGEDGAAAKQKGEAPPPRMQLLPRLKGLDFYSCPKLRALPRQLGQEATSLKELRLKFMDNIKVVENFPFLSEELSVSYCECLERISNIPQMKLLRVGLCEALRCVEGLDKLHQLFLTEDMEDVSSQWLAGLQERHQQLHGEDLDVYPWEE, from the coding sequence ATGGCAACCATATTATTTTCTTTTGCGGGATCATGCATCCAAAAGCTCCAAGAACTTATTATAGAGGAAGCGATACAGATACTAGGTGTTAAACAAGAGCTTAGTGACCTGCAACGAACAATGACACAAATACAGTGTTTTCTGAAAGATGCTGACCGGAGGAGGATTGAAGACTTAGCAGTTAGTAATTGGATTGGTGAGCTGAAGGATGCAATGTATGATGCTGATGATATAATTGACATGGTCAGGTTTAAAGGGAGCAATCTACTAGGAGAAAACTCTTCATCATTATCAAGAAAATTAATTACATGCAATGGATTTGCAACTTTCTCTTGCTTTTTGAATCTAAAGACACGTCATGAGATTGCGGTACAGATTAGAGGCCTCAACAAAAGAATAGAGATGATTAAAGAGTTAGGTACAAATTTCAAGTTTGAAACAGAACCTATTGATAGAGTATTAGTATCAAATATGAGAAAAACATCCCACCTGGTAGAACCAAATCTTGTTGGAAAAGAGATCATACATGCTACCAATAGATTGGTAGGGTTGGTGCTAGAACACAAGGACAAGAAGGCTTACAAGATGGCAATTGTTGGAACAGGAGGAGTTGGAAAAACAACACTAGCTCAGAAAATATACAATGATCAAAGAGTGAAGGGTAACTTTAAGAAGTATGCATGGATTTGCGTTTCCCAACAGTACTCTCAAGTTGCTCTATTGAATGAAATACTTCGAAATGTTGGAGTGGACAAAGAAAATTGTGAAAGCATCGGAGAGCTTCAAGCCAAACTTGCAGAAGCCATTGAAGGAGACAGCTTTTTCCTTGTGTTGGATGACTTGTGGGAGTCTGATGTATGGACCAATTTACTAAGAACTCCACTCAATGCTGCAGCTCAAGTAACAATTGTAACAACAACTCGACATGATACAGTTGCAAAGGCAATTGGAGTGGAACACATGCATCGAGTCGAATTGATGTCAGTGGAAGTAGGATGGGAGCTGCTTTGGAAGAGTATGAACATATCTGATGAGAAAGAAGTGCACAACGTGCAGGACAAAGGAATGGAAATTGTTCGAAAATGTGGTGGCCTTCCTCTTGCAATTAGGACTATGGCTAGTGTTCTTGCAGTGAAGGAGACAACAGAGAGTGAATGGCAGAAGATTCTAGACAATGATGCTTGGTCCATAAGTAAGCTCCCTGCTGAACTCAGAGGTGCTTTGTACTTGAGTTATGATCAGCTACCACAAAACCTGAAGCAATGTTTTCTTTACTGTGCTTTGTATCCTGAAGATTGGACACTACGTTGTGATGATCTTGTCAGGCTCTGGATTGCCGAGGGCTTTATTGAAAAGCAAAATAACCAACTACTAGAAGATACAGCAGAAGAATACTTCTGTGAGTTGGTCTCAAGGAACCTCCTCCTACCAGATCCTCGGTATGCAGAACCATACAGGTGCACAATGCATGACCTCTTAAGACAACTTGCTCAGCATTTATCAAGAGAAGAGTGTTTCTTTGGAGACCCACGATCGTTGGATTGCAGGAGTATATCTAAATTGCGACGTGTGTCAGTTGTAACATGCAATGATATGATCTCTTTACCTATTGTGGACAGGCATCAACTCAAAGTGAGAACTTCAATAAATTTCTGTGGCAAGTCATTGGTAGTTGAATCTTCAATTTTCAAGCGATTTCCATATATTCGTGTTTTGGATTTAAGTGGGTCAAGTGTAGAAAATATTCCAGATTATATTGGAAGTTTGATTCATTTGCGCTTGTTGAATCTTAATGACACCAGCATAACTTGCCTTCCGGAGTCTATTGGTTCTCTCAAAAACCTTGAGGTATTGGAATTGAACAAGTGTGACAGTTTGCACAGCCTTCCTTTAGCAATCTGTAGATTATTTAACTTAAGGAGTCTTGGTCTCAAAGGTTCGGCAATAAATAAGGTTCCAAAAGGTATTGGGGGTTTGAAATACCTCAATAATTTAGATGGATTTCCAATTTGTGGTAGAAGTGATTATAGCACTGCAATGCAAGATGGATGGAATCTAGAAGAGTTGGGTCCTCTTTTGCAGTTGAGGCAGCTTCTTATTACAAAATTGGAAGCATCTGCTGTTTGCAGTATAGATTCACTACTAACTAATAAAAAGCATCTTAAAGAATTATATTTATATTGCACTGAATGTGCGGAGGAACCATACTCTGAAGAGGTTATTAGTAATATTGAGAAGGTATTTGATCAGCTAATACCTCCAAAAAACCTGGAAGCTCTAGTTTTGAAGCGATTTTGTGGTCGGAGGTTTCCTACCTGGTTAGGTGCTGCTAGACATTTGCCTTCACTAAAATACTTGATACTTAAACATTGCAAATCCTATACGCAACTTCCTCCAATCGGGCACCTTCCCAACTTGAAATTCCTGAGAATCCAGGGAGCAACTGCAGTCACCAAGATTGGACCTGAATTTATTGGCTTGGGGGTGGGTAATTTCGGATCTCCAGAGGCAGTTGCTTTCCCCAAGCTTGAAATTTTGTCCATCGGGTATATGCCCAACTGGGAGGAGTGGACCTTTGtagttgaagaagaagaagcaacggCAGCAGGTAAGGAAGGTGGAGAGGATGGAGCTGCTGCAAAGCAAAAGGGGGAAGCCCCACCTCCAAGGATGCAGCTGCTGCCACGTTTGAAGGGCCTGGATTTTTACAGCTGCCCCAAGCTGAGAGCTCTTCCACGGCAGCTTGGACAGGAAGCCACCAGCTTGAAGGAGCTCCGATTAAAATTCATGGACAATATTAAGGTGGTGGAGAACTTCCCATTTCTGTCTGAGGAACTTTCAGTCTCATATTGTGAATGCCTggagaggatctcaaatattcCCCAGATGAAACTGTTGCGTGTAGGTCTATGTGAAGCTCTGAGGTGTGTTGAGGGTTTGGACAAGTTGCACCAGCTGTTTCTGACAGAGGATATGGAAGATGTCTCCTCACAATGGCTAGCTGGACTCCAAGAGCGTCACCAACAGCTGCACGGAGAAGACCTGGATGTCTACCCTTGGGAGGAGTGA